In Humulus lupulus chromosome 6, drHumLupu1.1, whole genome shotgun sequence, a single genomic region encodes these proteins:
- the LOC133785300 gene encoding uncharacterized protein LOC133785300 codes for MENNIREDIKNDNGIELSYGKAWRCRKKALTLVRGTLESSYQKLPSYFFMLQQKNPSTLTEFVTEDDRCYVQSLWMQITICIQMHFGIVDSENHESWTYFMSKLKEVIGEVDDLAFVFDRHANITHALDIIFPDAYHGACYHHISMNVIAEFKTDHCHKEMYNVTCAFRKSEFHTHFNKIKSKDPPIAQYLEGIGFDKWPQAYSLGKMRESSEKTTTTLALTYESDLVDMAEKDRFLIPYAVEFHVLDDELNGEVDLLNKTCTCDYYKIKTWRSSYIETIYPCGNKKEWIVPHDIKIMKVRTPAQKNLVGRPKKKQGRPKKKCHPSNGEKLIVERKCSTCGGRGHNGATCKVRV; via the exons atggaaaacaacataagagAAGACATAAAGAATGATAATGGCATTGAGCTATcatatggaaaagcttggagatgTCGAAAGAAGGCTCTTACATTGGTTAGGGGGACACTTGAATCATCTTATCAGAAGTTACCATCGTATTTTTTCATGCTTCAACAGAAAAATCCTAGTACGTTGACAGAATTTGTCACTGAGGATGATCg ATGTTATGTGCAGTCGCTTTGGATGCAAATAACCATTTGTATCCAAATGCATTTTGGAATTGTGGATAGTGAAAATCATGAATCTTGGACATATTTCATGTCAAAGCTAAAGGAAGTGATTGGGGAAGTTGATGACCTAGCATTTGTATTTGACAGGCATGCTAATATTACACATGCCTTGGACATTATTTTCCCTGATGCATATCATGGTgcttgctaccaccacattagtaTGAATGTGATTGCTGAATTCAAGACTGATCATTGTCATAAAGAGATGTATAATGTGACATGTGCTTTTAGGAAATCTGAGTTCCACACTCACTTcaacaaaatcaaatcaaaagaccCACCTATAGCTCAATACCTAGAAGGCATTGGTTTTGATAAGTGGCCCCAAGCTTACTCTCTTGGAAAAAT GAGAGAAAGTAGCGAGAAGACTACTACAACTCTTGCACTGACATACGAGAGTGATTTGGTGGACATGGCTGAGAAAGATCGATTCTTGATCCCTTATGCAGTAGAGTTCCATGTGTTAGATGATGAGTTAAATGGTGAAGTCGACCTCCTGAATAAGACATGCACATGTG ATTACTATAAAATTAAGACATGGAGGTCATCTTATATAGAAACTATATACCCTTGTGGTAACAAGAAAGAGTGGATTGTTCCACATGACATCAAGATAATGAAAGTGAGAACACCCGCTCAAAAAAATCTAgttggtcgtccaaagaagaaacaaggtaggcCGAAGAAGAAGTGCCATCCTTCCAATGGAGAAAAATTGATTGTAGAACGCAAATGCAGCACATGTGGAGGTCGGGGCCATAATGGGGCAACTTGTAAAGTTCGAGTTTGA